A genomic segment from Pollutimonas thiosulfatoxidans encodes:
- the acs gene encoding acetate--CoA ligase has product MSSTIDSILIESRVFPPARKIVAGATVSGMESYKALCDEAERDHDGFWARHAQEHLKWRKPFTKVLDESNAPFYTWFEDGELNVSENCLDVHLENGNADKTAIIFEADDGKVEKATYRQLHARVCRIANGFKALGYTKADRAIIYLPMSIEAIATMQACARLGITHSVVFGGFSAKSLHQRVVDVGATLLVTADAQMRGGRAIPLKSAVDEALADEGGDIVRKVVVYRRAGTQVAWNNERDVWLHDIEAGQPDVCEAVTVSAEHPLFVLYTSGSTGKPKGVQHSSAGYLLWAKLTTEWVFDTRPDDVFWCTADVGWVTGHSYIAYGTLAAGLTQIVFEGVPTYPNAGRFWDMIQRHKVSIFYTAPTAIRSLIKAAQADPATHPQRYDLSSLRLLGSVGEPINPEAWIWYYNNVGNGKCPIVDTWWQTETGGHILAPLPGATPLKPGSCTLPLPGISTGVVDELGNEVAEGRGGFLVIKKPWPAMIRAVWGDEERFKSGYFPPELKGYYLAGDNAQRDADGYYWILGRTDDVLSISGHRLGGTEIESALVAHDLVAEAAVVGRPDATTGEAIVAFIMLKDPVPEGDKAEAIAAQLRDWVANQVGPIAKPRDIRFGNNLPKTRSGKIMRRLLRVVAEGNEVTQDVSTLENPDVLKQFTGVY; this is encoded by the coding sequence ATGTCGTCCACCATAGATTCCATTCTTATTGAAAGCCGTGTGTTTCCTCCTGCGCGCAAAATTGTCGCGGGCGCCACGGTTTCGGGTATGGAAAGTTACAAGGCTCTTTGCGATGAGGCAGAGCGCGACCACGATGGTTTCTGGGCTCGCCATGCCCAGGAACACCTGAAGTGGCGCAAGCCATTTACCAAAGTTCTCGATGAGTCCAATGCGCCGTTCTATACCTGGTTCGAGGATGGCGAACTGAACGTCTCCGAGAACTGCCTGGACGTCCACCTGGAAAACGGCAATGCCGATAAGACCGCCATCATCTTCGAAGCCGACGACGGCAAGGTCGAGAAAGCGACCTATCGGCAGTTGCATGCCCGCGTCTGCCGTATCGCCAATGGTTTCAAGGCCTTGGGTTATACGAAGGCAGACAGGGCCATCATCTATCTGCCGATGTCCATCGAAGCCATCGCCACCATGCAGGCCTGCGCCCGACTGGGCATTACGCACTCTGTTGTTTTTGGCGGATTCTCGGCAAAAAGCTTGCATCAGCGGGTCGTCGACGTGGGCGCCACGCTGCTTGTAACGGCCGATGCCCAGATGCGGGGCGGACGGGCTATTCCGCTCAAGTCCGCGGTCGATGAAGCCCTGGCCGACGAGGGTGGCGACATCGTCCGTAAAGTGGTGGTGTATCGCCGCGCCGGCACGCAGGTGGCCTGGAACAACGAGCGCGACGTCTGGCTGCACGACATCGAAGCAGGGCAGCCGGATGTCTGCGAGGCCGTTACGGTGTCCGCCGAGCATCCTCTGTTCGTACTTTATACGTCGGGCTCCACGGGTAAACCTAAGGGCGTGCAGCACTCGTCAGCGGGCTATCTGCTGTGGGCCAAGCTCACCACGGAATGGGTGTTCGACACCCGTCCGGACGATGTGTTCTGGTGCACCGCAGACGTAGGCTGGGTAACCGGTCATTCCTACATCGCCTACGGCACGCTCGCCGCCGGACTGACGCAGATTGTCTTCGAAGGTGTTCCCACCTACCCGAACGCGGGACGCTTCTGGGACATGATCCAGCGGCACAAGGTCAGCATTTTCTACACAGCGCCCACCGCCATCCGTTCGCTCATCAAGGCGGCGCAAGCCGACCCGGCCACTCACCCCCAGCGCTACGATCTTTCCAGCCTGCGCTTGTTGGGATCTGTCGGCGAACCGATCAACCCGGAAGCCTGGATCTGGTATTACAACAACGTGGGTAACGGCAAGTGTCCCATCGTGGACACCTGGTGGCAGACGGAAACGGGCGGGCACATCCTGGCTCCGCTACCAGGAGCCACGCCGCTCAAGCCGGGTTCCTGCACCTTGCCACTGCCGGGTATCAGCACGGGTGTGGTCGACGAGCTGGGCAACGAGGTCGCTGAAGGACGCGGCGGCTTCCTGGTCATCAAGAAGCCATGGCCGGCCATGATACGCGCAGTCTGGGGCGACGAAGAACGGTTCAAGTCCGGCTACTTCCCGCCAGAACTCAAAGGCTATTACCTGGCGGGCGACAACGCCCAGCGCGATGCTGACGGTTATTACTGGATACTGGGCCGTACGGACGATGTGCTCAGCATATCGGGTCACCGTCTGGGTGGCACCGAAATCGAATCGGCATTGGTGGCACACGATCTGGTTGCCGAGGCAGCCGTCGTCGGTCGTCCCGACGCGACAACGGGCGAGGCCATCGTGGCTTTCATCATGCTTAAAGATCCGGTTCCCGAAGGCGACAAGGCCGAAGCCATCGCAGCGCAGTTGCGCGATTGGGTTGCCAACCAGGTTGGTCCCATAGCAAAACCGCGCGACATCCGCTTTGGCAACAACTTGCCCAAGACTCGATCAGGCAAGATCATGCGCCGTTTGTTGCGTGTGGTAGCCGAGGGCAACGAGGTCACCCAGGACGTCTCCACGCTGGAAAACCCCGACGTGCTGAAGCAGTTTACGGGTGTGTACTGA